One region of Polaribacter pectinis genomic DNA includes:
- a CDS encoding TolC family protein, whose amino-acid sequence MRNTIAILFFFFGIMYLQSQEVKSISKSEVLIRVSEKNMTIKISEEEFNAAKGDYKQTNAIFLPNITASHTGISTTNPLMAFGSKLNQGILTQADFNPALLNNPAQTQNFATKIEIQQPLINLDGFYQRKAAKSKMNVMSLQTERIQDYLTFEAEKSFMQLQLAYKGVAVLEKVLATANENKKMADNSFKQGLLQRADVLNVEVRVTEVKNQLQTAKSNVQNASNYLSFLMNDKSYVIYKPTDSLSVIPMNIDDKTISENRADIKAMQLATNAYEAINKADKMAFLPTLNAFGSYEMYDNKVFQGNANGYLIGAQLSWDIFKGSKRFGKSQKSKAELEKSKLEYNQYVSKSNLELNKVKRQLVDAKNRLELTTLALEQSEESLRIIKNRFKEGLEKTSDLLLAETKYAQKQLEYYQTIFEYNYTQKYLEFLTKK is encoded by the coding sequence ATGAGAAACACAATAGCTATACTTTTTTTCTTTTTTGGAATAATGTATTTACAATCTCAAGAGGTAAAATCAATTTCAAAATCAGAAGTTCTAATTAGAGTTTCTGAAAAAAATATGACAATAAAGATTTCTGAAGAAGAATTTAATGCTGCAAAAGGAGACTATAAACAAACAAATGCCATCTTTTTACCAAATATTACGGCAAGTCACACTGGTATTTCTACTACAAATCCATTAATGGCTTTTGGTTCAAAATTAAATCAAGGCATCTTAACGCAAGCCGATTTTAATCCTGCTTTATTAAACAATCCTGCACAAACTCAAAATTTTGCAACCAAGATAGAAATACAACAACCGCTTATAAATTTAGATGGTTTTTATCAACGTAAAGCAGCAAAATCTAAAATGAATGTAATGTCTTTACAAACAGAAAGAATCCAAGATTATCTGACTTTTGAAGCCGAAAAATCTTTTATGCAATTGCAATTAGCGTATAAAGGAGTTGCAGTTTTAGAGAAGGTTTTGGCTACTGCAAATGAGAATAAGAAAATGGCAGACAATAGTTTTAAACAAGGCTTATTGCAACGAGCAGATGTTTTAAATGTTGAAGTAAGAGTTACAGAAGTTAAAAATCAATTGCAAACCGCTAAAAGTAACGTGCAAAATGCGTCCAATTACCTGTCTTTTTTAATGAATGATAAAAGTTATGTGATATACAAACCAACAGATAGTTTGTCTGTTATTCCTATGAATATTGATGATAAAACAATTTCTGAAAACAGAGCAGATATTAAGGCAATGCAATTGGCAACAAATGCCTATGAAGCAATTAATAAAGCCGATAAAATGGCTTTTTTACCAACATTAAATGCCTTTGGAAGTTACGAAATGTACGACAACAAAGTTTTTCAAGGAAATGCAAATGGGTATTTAATAGGAGCTCAATTAAGTTGGGATATTTTTAAAGGTTCTAAACGTTTTGGAAAATCACAAAAAAGTAAGGCAGAATTAGAAAAGTCGAAGTTAGAATACAACCAATATGTATCTAAAAGTAATTTAGAATTAAACAAAGTAAAACGTCAATTAGTAGATGCAAAAAACAGGTTAGAGCTCACAACTTTAGCTTTAGAACAATCTGAAGAATCTTTAAGAATAATTAAAAATAGATTTAAAGAAGGTTTAGAAAAAACAAGCGATTTATTATTAGCAGAAACTAAATACGCACAAAAGCAATTAGAATATTACCAAACCATTTTCGAATATAATTACACACAAAAGTATTTAGAATTCTTAACGAAGAAATAA
- the cydB gene encoding cytochrome d ubiquinol oxidase subunit II gives MEIFWFIAIAIVLVMFFILDGYDFGAGIIHLFFAKKEKDKEVITKSAGLFWDSNEVWLVAAGGMLFMAFPTFYASVFSGFYLPLIIVLWLIIFRAIGLEFRGQFKYQMWKDIWDKSFGVSSLLLALFFGIALGNIVRGVNLGIVKTGVSAHEPHYFFLPLWDSSFSPLSENPGIIDWFTIIIGLISVVTLAIHGANWIILKTNASINNKLKSVIFKLNILLTLLTIFSIVVWQIVNPNSLDNFMNKPYLLVFPLIYFTGLLGTFFIRRIQKDSHAFLLSSLLILGGITSSLASLFPVLLPSINNVNPSLTIYNTTTSEYGLSVALVWGIIGFILLFGYMIIQKRLLKGKIDKMDYGH, from the coding sequence ATGGAAATATTTTGGTTTATTGCAATCGCAATTGTTTTAGTAATGTTTTTTATTTTGGATGGTTATGATTTTGGTGCAGGAATCATTCATTTATTTTTTGCGAAGAAAGAAAAAGACAAAGAAGTAATTACAAAATCGGCAGGTTTATTTTGGGATTCTAATGAAGTTTGGTTAGTTGCTGCAGGAGGAATGCTTTTTATGGCTTTTCCAACTTTTTATGCTTCCGTATTTAGTGGTTTTTATTTGCCTTTAATAATCGTTTTGTGGTTAATTATTTTTAGAGCTATTGGTTTAGAATTTAGAGGACAATTTAAATATCAAATGTGGAAAGATATTTGGGATAAATCTTTTGGTGTTTCTAGTTTATTATTAGCCTTGTTTTTTGGTATTGCTTTGGGTAATATTGTTCGAGGTGTAAATTTAGGTATTGTAAAAACGGGAGTTTCTGCGCACGAACCTCATTATTTTTTCTTACCATTATGGGATAGTAGTTTTAGTCCTTTGAGCGAAAACCCAGGAATAATAGATTGGTTTACCATTATTATAGGCTTAATTTCTGTAGTTACTTTGGCAATTCACGGAGCCAATTGGATTATTTTAAAAACAAATGCATCTATAAATAATAAACTTAAAAGTGTTATTTTTAAGTTGAACATTTTATTGACTCTACTTACAATATTTTCTATAGTTGTATGGCAAATTGTAAATCCAAATTCATTAGATAATTTTATGAATAAACCTTATTTATTAGTGTTTCCTCTAATTTATTTTACAGGTTTATTAGGTACATTTTTTATTAGAAGAATACAAAAAGATAGTCATGCTTTTTTGTTATCATCTTTATTAATTTTAGGAGGAATCACTTCATCTTTGGCATCGTTATTTCCAGTGTTATTGCCATCAATAAACAATGTAAATCCTTCTTTAACAATTTACAATACCACAACATCAGAGTATGGTTTATCTGTTGCTTTGGTTTGGGGAATTATTGGTTTTATTTTACTTTTTGGGTACATGATTATCCAAAAAAGGTTATTGAAAGGTAAAATTGATAAAATGGATTATGGACATTAA